The proteins below are encoded in one region of Clostridium fermenticellae:
- a CDS encoding dihydroorotase, which yields MILIKNGCVIDPLSKINEKFDILIDGENIVKIDKNINKINNAKVIDASGCILAPGFIDIHSHFRDPGFTYKEDLLTGSKAAARGGYTTVVCMANTKPVVDNVDTLKYILDKARKAKIEVLQVATITKGMRGEELIDMHSLKEAGAVGFSDDGKPIMKSKVAFDSMKIAKELDVPLSFHEEDPNLIKENGINMGRIAKNLNLTGSPNEAEDVLVARDAVLAISTGAKVNIQHISSAVSVEILRWAKKMGANITAEVTPHHFSMTEKAVLEKGSNAKMNPPLRTEKDRKVIIEGIKDNILEIIATDHAPHTEEEKNNAFSKAPGGIIGLETALALSITNLVKPGYLTYMDLIEKLTINPAKLYNLDRGYIKEGHRADIVIFDPNEDYIVRDFASKACNSPFIGEKLSGRIKRTICKGKIVYMHER from the coding sequence ATGATACTTATAAAAAATGGATGCGTCATTGATCCTTTAAGTAAAATAAATGAAAAATTTGATATTTTAATAGATGGTGAAAATATAGTAAAAATAGATAAAAATATTAATAAAATTAATAATGCAAAAGTAATTGATGCATCAGGATGTATACTTGCACCAGGGTTTATTGATATACACAGTCATTTCAGAGATCCAGGATTTACATATAAGGAGGATTTACTAACAGGTTCGAAGGCGGCTGCAAGAGGAGGATATACGACAGTTGTATGTATGGCTAATACAAAGCCGGTTGTTGATAATGTTGATACTTTAAAATATATACTTGATAAGGCAAGAAAGGCAAAAATTGAAGTTCTTCAAGTAGCAACTATCACGAAAGGAATGAGGGGAGAAGAACTTATAGATATGCATAGTCTCAAGGAAGCTGGAGCAGTGGGATTTTCAGATGATGGAAAACCAATTATGAAGTCAAAAGTTGCTTTTGATTCCATGAAAATTGCAAAAGAACTTGATGTGCCATTAAGTTTCCATGAAGAAGATCCAAATCTTATTAAAGAAAATGGTATAAATATGGGACGGATTGCTAAAAATTTAAATCTTACGGGTTCTCCTAATGAAGCGGAAGATGTACTTGTAGCAAGAGATGCAGTTTTAGCGATATCGACTGGAGCAAAGGTTAATATACAGCATATAAGTTCAGCAGTATCTGTTGAAATATTAAGATGGGCTAAAAAAATGGGAGCTAATATAACAGCAGAAGTAACACCGCATCACTTTAGTATGACAGAAAAAGCAGTTTTAGAAAAGGGTTCGAATGCCAAAATGAATCCTCCTCTAAGAACGGAGAAAGATAGAAAGGTAATAATTGAGGGAATTAAAGATAATATACTTGAAATAATAGCAACAGATCATGCACCACATACAGAAGAAGAAAAAAATAATGCTTTTTCAAAGGCACCAGGTGGTATAATAGGCCTTGAAACGGCACTTGCCCTTTCAATAACTAATCTTGTTAAACCAGGATATTTAACTTATATGGATCTTATTGAAAAACTCACCATTAATCCCGCAAAATTGTACAATTTAGACAGAGGTTATATAAAGGAAGGACACAGAGCTGATATTGTAATATTTGATCCAAATGAAGATTATATAGTAAGGGATTTTGCTTCTAAAGCATGTAACTCACCATTTATAGGTGAAAAACTATCAGGAAGAATTAAGCGGACAATATGTAAGGGAAAAATAGTATACATGCATGAAAGATAG